The Pseudodesulfovibrio sp. zrk46 genome contains a region encoding:
- a CDS encoding PAS domain S-box protein gives MRRLWFALLLAATILCLCAGPGWAAKRASAEVSKKKQILLLNSYHQNFAWNEEIFTGILDVLRPKETGIVLHVENMDTKRVAFNHRYSEQLRDVFEHKYRNMRLDLIMVTDNNAFEFMRRYQKVLFPGVPVVFCGVNFYRHELIKDYPLFTGVAENVDARGTLWWALNLHPDTKTIYIVNDHTPSGKAVAETIKESLLNFAPAIDVRYAANKDLDGILRDVDKLPEDSIILFGIYYRDVNGRYYDAAEAVGALARRSKRPVYGLIDFDLGHGIVGGMLTSGRFQGQSMAQMALHVLAGRHPRDIPVIEEGISQPMFDYEVLRRFDISVNSLPDDSEIINRPTSFYTENETLIWLGMAFTSIQMVIILVLVVNTSRRRQAEKELRRTHQSLEERVRDRTSELKESEEALRTVFDASHDSIFIHDGSGQILDANERMLKMYRISRDELRDLSIARDISSRHNAVYRLSSLWRAVIKGEPQFFEWKARRPHDGSEFDVEVYLNRIVFRGQEAILANVRDITVRKESENRIRQSLSKFEAILENSLVGIAMTRGRKLATINRRGAEIFGYLPGEVIGSDMSLLFDSPDAVEQFIRVSREALEERGDFNCEQEFRNKAGEMVWCRMYAKSVDRESLKKGVIWAWDDVTDHRRAQEDLIHAREGAEAANRAKSEFLAAMSHEIRTPMNAIVGMTDITLQTDLNDDQRDYLRTVRDSAQHLLSIINDILDLSKIEAQKLVLDRTDFDLPFHVQTTIKGLVMQGRQKGLDVVLDIDEKVPHCVKGDPLSLRQVLVNLVGNAIKFTHRGTITIRVRPIVPEMDRDPSDDRGLGVLFEVEDTGIGIPNEFMDSIFQSFSQTTRAFGGTGLGLAICKQLIGLMGGKINVRSKVGKGSTFIFDTWFEQGLTCAAPVAIEKQMPEAPQRPVRVLVAEDNDVNVMVTTLRLEEMGYTYTVAGNGLEVLDMLKREHFDLVLMDIEMPVLDGISATKAIRSAVKGGPIPNPDIPIVGVTAHALKEFREKSLDAGMDDYVSKPVDFHELAVIITRLVGASPFPVDPDSDGSEAVVNPEAVPAIDPSTGVTAHGDLPPWTPEKAMEDLGVDQTMFNDFLAAARHELSTMLDEIRQAAGSGDLSMAAGLAHTIKSLCSSIGAQVAALAAADLEVACREERQDDILLNNLEQEVRRLLDLMDAV, from the coding sequence ATGAGGCGTCTTTGGTTCGCTCTATTGTTGGCGGCGACCATTCTGTGCCTGTGTGCCGGTCCCGGATGGGCTGCCAAACGTGCGTCTGCAGAGGTTTCCAAGAAGAAGCAGATCCTGCTGCTCAATTCCTATCATCAGAATTTCGCCTGGAACGAAGAGATCTTCACCGGCATCCTCGATGTGTTGCGTCCCAAGGAGACCGGCATCGTGCTCCATGTAGAGAACATGGACACCAAGCGCGTGGCCTTCAACCACCGATACAGCGAACAACTCAGGGATGTCTTCGAGCACAAATACCGGAACATGCGTCTGGACCTGATCATGGTCACGGACAACAACGCCTTCGAGTTCATGCGGCGTTATCAAAAAGTGTTATTCCCGGGCGTGCCTGTCGTCTTCTGCGGTGTTAATTTCTATCGTCATGAACTCATTAAGGACTATCCGCTGTTCACAGGCGTGGCAGAAAATGTGGACGCAAGGGGTACGCTCTGGTGGGCACTGAACCTTCACCCCGACACAAAGACGATCTACATCGTCAACGACCATACGCCGTCGGGCAAGGCCGTGGCTGAGACGATCAAGGAAAGCCTGCTCAACTTCGCGCCAGCCATTGATGTGCGATATGCTGCGAACAAGGACCTTGATGGTATTTTACGTGATGTCGATAAACTTCCTGAAGACAGCATCATTCTGTTCGGCATCTATTACCGCGACGTCAATGGACGGTACTACGATGCGGCCGAAGCTGTGGGGGCGCTCGCCCGACGTTCCAAACGACCGGTCTATGGCCTGATTGACTTCGATCTCGGGCACGGCATCGTGGGCGGCATGCTCACCAGCGGCCGTTTTCAGGGACAGTCCATGGCCCAGATGGCTCTGCATGTTCTGGCCGGACGGCATCCAAGGGATATCCCTGTCATTGAAGAGGGCATTTCCCAACCCATGTTCGACTACGAGGTGCTGAGACGCTTTGACATCAGCGTGAATTCGCTGCCTGACGATAGCGAAATCATCAATCGTCCCACTTCGTTCTATACGGAAAACGAAACACTTATCTGGCTCGGGATGGCCTTCACCTCCATCCAGATGGTCATCATTCTGGTGCTCGTGGTCAATACTTCCCGCCGCAGACAGGCGGAAAAGGAACTGCGTCGCACGCATCAGTCCCTTGAAGAGCGTGTCCGTGATCGCACCAGCGAACTCAAGGAGTCGGAGGAGGCCCTGCGTACGGTTTTTGATGCCTCCCATGACTCCATTTTCATTCACGACGGTTCAGGCCAAATCCTCGACGCCAATGAGCGCATGCTCAAGATGTACCGCATCTCCCGTGATGAGTTGCGCGATCTGTCCATTGCCCGGGATATCTCCAGTCGACACAACGCCGTGTACCGCCTCTCCTCCCTCTGGCGGGCGGTTATCAAAGGGGAGCCGCAGTTCTTCGAGTGGAAGGCGCGACGCCCTCATGACGGCAGTGAGTTCGACGTCGAAGTCTATCTTAATCGCATCGTGTTCCGCGGGCAGGAGGCCATTCTGGCCAACGTCCGTGACATTACCGTCCGCAAGGAGTCGGAGAACCGAATCCGCCAGTCCCTGTCCAAGTTTGAGGCTATTCTGGAGAACTCGCTGGTCGGTATTGCCATGACGCGTGGCCGCAAGCTGGCCACCATAAACCGGCGCGGGGCCGAGATTTTCGGCTATCTGCCCGGCGAAGTCATAGGCAGCGACATGTCTCTGTTGTTTGATTCTCCTGATGCGGTGGAGCAGTTTATCAGGGTGTCTCGCGAGGCCCTTGAGGAGCGGGGCGATTTCAACTGCGAGCAGGAATTTCGCAATAAGGCCGGTGAGATGGTCTGGTGTCGCATGTACGCCAAGTCCGTGGACAGAGAGTCCCTGAAAAAGGGCGTTATCTGGGCCTGGGATGATGTTACGGATCATCGTCGTGCGCAGGAGGACCTTATCCACGCCCGTGAGGGGGCCGAGGCCGCCAACCGCGCCAAGAGTGAATTTCTGGCCGCCATGAGCCACGAAATCCGTACCCCCATGAACGCCATTGTGGGCATGACCGACATCACGTTGCAGACAGACCTGAATGACGATCAGCGGGACTATCTGAGGACGGTCCGTGATTCGGCCCAGCATCTGCTTTCCATCATCAACGATATCCTTGACCTGTCCAAGATCGAAGCCCAGAAGCTGGTGCTCGACAGGACCGATTTCGATCTGCCGTTCCACGTGCAGACCACCATCAAGGGACTGGTGATGCAGGGGCGGCAAAAGGGGCTGGATGTGGTGCTGGACATTGATGAGAAGGTCCCCCATTGCGTCAAGGGCGACCCGCTCTCCCTGCGTCAGGTGCTGGTCAATCTGGTGGGCAACGCCATCAAGTTCACCCACCGCGGCACCATCACCATCCGTGTGCGTCCCATCGTGCCGGAGATGGACCGCGACCCGTCCGACGACCGGGGCCTCGGTGTCCTGTTCGAGGTGGAGGATACCGGTATTGGCATCCCCAACGAGTTCATGGACTCCATCTTCCAGAGTTTTTCCCAGACCACCCGCGCCTTTGGCGGTACCGGGCTCGGTCTTGCCATCTGCAAGCAGCTCATCGGCCTCATGGGCGGAAAGATCAATGTCAGGAGCAAGGTGGGCAAGGGGTCCACGTTCATCTTCGACACCTGGTTCGAGCAGGGGCTGACCTGCGCGGCCCCCGTTGCCATTGAGAAGCAGATGCCCGAGGCGCCCCAGCGGCCCGTTCGGGTGCTGGTGGCCGAGGATAATGACGTCAACGTCATGGTCACGACCCTGCGTCTGGAAGAGATGGGCTATACCTACACCGTGGCAGGCAACGGTCTGGAAGTCCTCGATATGCTCAAGCGCGAGCACTTTGATTTGGTGCTCATGGATATTGAGATGCCTGTTCTGGACGGTATCTCCGCCACCAAGGCGATCCGTTCCGCAGTAAAGGGCGGCCCCATTCCCAATCCGGACATCCCCATTGTCGGCGTCACAGCCCACGCCCTCAAGGAATTTCGCGAGAAGAGTCTGGATGCGGGCATGGATGACTATGTGTCCAAACCCGTGGATTTCCATGAACTCGCCGTGATTATCACGAGGCTGGTGGGTGCCTCGCCGTTCCCGGTTGATCCAGATAGTGATGGAAGCGAGGCCGTAGTTAACCCTGAAGCGGTTCCTGCCATAGATCCCTCGACTGGTGTCACCGCCCACGGAGATTTACCGCCATGGACGCCGGAGAAGGCCATGGAGGATCTGGGTGTGGATCAGACCATGTTCAATGACTTTCTTGCTGCGGCCCGCCACGAGCTCTCCACCATGCTGGATGAGATTCGGCAGGCGGCAGGCTCCGGTGATCTGTCAATGGCTGCCGGATTGGCCCACACCATCAAGTCCCTGTGCTCGTCTATCGGCGCGCAGGTGGCCGCACTGGCCGCAGCCGATCTGGAAGTGGCCTGTCGTGAGGAGCGGCAGGACGACATCCTGCTGAATAATTTGGAACAAGAGGTGCGACGGCTTCTGGATCTCATGGACGCAGTGTAG
- the ercA gene encoding alcohol dehydrogenase-like regulatory protein ErcA has translation MSEYDVSALRKFVAPEFVFGAGAGSLTGQFAANLSIHKALVVSGPVLENIGTPGQVIDSLSEAGIRSELFVDVSPNPRDHEVMAGAEIYKETNCDAIVAVGGGSPMDCAKAIGIVCTNHQHVLEFEGVDNVSNPGPPLLCVPTTAGTAADISQFCIINNTQRKVKIAIVSKTMVPDVALIDPLLTMTMGAELTAYTGLDALTHAVEAYVSNASSPITDLNALEAVWLIHKHLLRAVEEPNNVEARTGMMLASTYAGLAFSNAILGAVHAMAHSLGGLLDLPHGLCNAILLDHVMDFNLDADPERFRKLGNALGASIPQGAPIDEVREQALGAVRKLKKAVGVEDNLCELGMTKDDLLPLAENALADACMLTNPKQPTADEVIGIYEEAC, from the coding sequence ATGAGTGAATATGATGTGAGTGCACTCAGAAAATTCGTTGCACCCGAGTTTGTCTTCGGCGCTGGAGCAGGCAGTCTTACCGGACAGTTTGCCGCCAACCTTTCCATCCACAAGGCGTTGGTGGTCTCCGGGCCGGTCCTTGAGAACATTGGCACCCCGGGACAGGTTATCGACAGCCTTTCCGAAGCAGGAATCCGCAGCGAGCTGTTTGTCGACGTCTCTCCCAACCCTCGCGATCATGAAGTCATGGCTGGTGCCGAAATATACAAGGAGACCAACTGCGACGCCATTGTGGCCGTGGGCGGCGGTTCGCCCATGGACTGCGCCAAGGCCATCGGCATCGTCTGCACGAACCACCAGCACGTGCTCGAATTTGAGGGCGTGGATAATGTTTCCAACCCCGGTCCGCCGCTGCTTTGCGTCCCCACTACGGCTGGAACCGCTGCTGATATTTCCCAGTTCTGCATCATCAACAACACGCAGCGCAAAGTGAAGATCGCCATCGTGTCCAAGACCATGGTGCCGGACGTGGCACTGATCGATCCGCTGCTGACCATGACCATGGGCGCGGAGCTCACCGCCTACACCGGGCTTGATGCCCTGACCCATGCGGTGGAAGCATATGTCTCCAACGCCAGTTCCCCCATCACCGATCTCAACGCCCTTGAGGCGGTCTGGCTGATACACAAGCACCTTCTGCGCGCTGTGGAAGAGCCGAATAACGTAGAAGCCCGTACCGGCATGATGCTCGCTTCCACCTACGCCGGGCTTGCGTTTTCCAACGCCATCCTTGGTGCGGTCCACGCCATGGCGCACAGCCTCGGCGGTCTGTTGGACCTGCCGCACGGCCTGTGCAATGCCATTTTGCTGGACCATGTGATGGACTTTAATCTCGATGCCGACCCGGAGCGGTTCCGCAAGCTGGGCAACGCGCTGGGTGCTTCCATTCCTCAAGGCGCGCCAATTGATGAAGTGCGAGAGCAGGCCTTGGGCGCTGTGCGCAAGCTCAAGAAGGCTGTGGGCGTTGAGGACAATCTCTGCGAACTGGGCATGACCAAGGACGACCTTTTGCCCCTGGCGGAGAACGCGCTGGCCGATGCCTGTATGCTCACCAACCCAAAGCAGCCTACGGCGGACGAGGTTATCGGCATTTATGAAGAGGCGTGTTGA
- a CDS encoding ATP-binding protein, whose translation MKRRVDRKPVDPAAEREKLIGLGKNSISKSYYPELRKRLEELEHFRALMDRISDAIFVVDATTGTILDASGAIEPMLGCSASDITGKEFRELLPDHIARYAINLFSSNSEHLSLETEFNCSECSSCPPVPVELSIRTVKAQTGGRAVIVARDISERKRNEEALRKSHDKLEIRVRERTRELERANRAKSEFLSIVSHELRTPLTSVIGFTKLIRKKLLDTIYPAVNINDDTQVAKSMDTVEKNLDIIVSEGERLTSLINDVLDLAKLEANKLEFKRRPISPNEVISRAMDATSALFIESGLTLLTDIDSGLPNVDADFDRIIQVLVNLFSNAVKFTSQGTVTCCARLVEDHVRISVTDTGIGIPAPMLETIFDKFTQAKDTLDDERPRGTGLGLPICRKIIEAHHGHIWAESTFSGAKFVFTLPVIK comes from the coding sequence ATGAAGAGGCGTGTTGACCGGAAGCCGGTTGATCCGGCAGCCGAGCGCGAAAAGCTGATCGGGCTCGGTAAAAACTCCATCTCAAAGAGCTATTATCCGGAACTCAGGAAACGTCTTGAGGAGTTGGAGCATTTCCGCGCGCTGATGGACCGTATTTCCGACGCCATCTTTGTGGTGGATGCCACCACAGGCACGATCCTTGATGCCTCCGGTGCCATAGAACCCATGCTCGGGTGCAGCGCTTCAGACATCACGGGCAAGGAGTTCCGTGAGTTGCTGCCGGATCATATCGCCCGCTATGCCATTAATCTGTTCTCATCCAACAGCGAACATCTCAGCCTGGAGACCGAGTTCAATTGCTCTGAGTGCAGCTCTTGTCCTCCAGTGCCTGTGGAGCTTTCCATCCGAACGGTCAAGGCGCAGACCGGGGGAAGGGCTGTTATCGTGGCGCGTGACATTTCCGAGCGAAAGCGCAACGAGGAAGCACTGCGCAAGAGCCACGACAAGCTGGAGATACGAGTCCGCGAGCGCACCCGCGAGCTGGAGCGGGCCAACCGCGCCAAGTCCGAATTTCTCTCCATCGTATCCCATGAACTCCGCACGCCGCTGACCTCGGTGATCGGCTTCACCAAGCTCATTCGCAAGAAGCTGCTCGATACGATTTATCCTGCCGTAAACATCAACGATGACACGCAGGTGGCCAAGTCCATGGATACGGTCGAGAAGAACCTCGACATCATTGTGTCCGAAGGCGAGCGTCTGACGAGTCTTATCAACGATGTGCTGGATCTGGCCAAGCTGGAAGCCAACAAGCTGGAGTTCAAGCGGAGGCCGATTAGCCCCAACGAGGTTATTTCCCGAGCCATGGATGCAACCAGCGCGTTGTTCATCGAGTCAGGGTTGACGCTGCTTACCGATATTGACTCTGGTTTGCCCAATGTGGATGCGGATTTCGACCGTATCATTCAGGTTCTGGTCAATCTCTTTTCCAATGCCGTCAAGTTTACCTCTCAGGGAACAGTCACTTGCTGTGCTAGGTTAGTCGAGGACCATGTCCGTATCAGCGTGACCGACACCGGCATCGGTATTCCCGCGCCCATGCTGGAGACCATCTTCGACAAGTTCACTCAGGCCAAGGACACCCTTGATGACGAGCGTCCCCGGGGTACCGGCCTAGGCCTTCCCATCTGCCGAAAGATCATCGAAGCCCATCACGGACACATTTGGGCCGAGTCGACGTTTTCGGGAGCTAAGTTCGTCTTCACCCTTCCTGTTATTAAGTAG
- a CDS encoding bacteriohemerythrin, protein MDDQHKRLIQLVNSLVSVIRAGVAEDLLGEICRELYDYTNYHFRDEESLMQEEGYPEFEAHCQLHAEMTTTVKEYLDELEKGKQVSPNDVLEFLAKWLVKHILKQDMKFAAFVKEKRTKAQREAAETAAATETQQEVDKWLSNK, encoded by the coding sequence GTGGATGACCAGCACAAGCGGTTGATCCAATTGGTAAACAGTCTGGTTTCCGTGATTCGGGCCGGGGTGGCTGAGGACCTGTTGGGTGAAATCTGTCGGGAATTGTATGACTATACAAATTACCATTTCCGGGATGAAGAGAGCCTGATGCAGGAGGAGGGATACCCCGAGTTTGAGGCCCATTGCCAATTGCATGCGGAGATGACTACCACGGTCAAGGAATATCTGGATGAATTGGAGAAGGGAAAACAGGTCTCGCCCAATGATGTGTTGGAATTCCTGGCCAAGTGGTTGGTGAAACACATCCTCAAGCAGGACATGAAGTTTGCTGCATTCGTAAAGGAGAAGCGGACCAAGGCCCAACGCGAGGCTGCTGAAACCGCTGCTGCCACCGAAACCCAACAGGAAGTCGACAAGTGGCTCTCAAATAAATAA
- a CDS encoding SagB/ThcOx family dehydrogenase, protein MANDLSPILNYHLDTSHQRGKISGRTLNREEYPVPFKLYRSPKPFHLAHDLRLPNTSLGKSLDKHPLPKKPNMPGILAAICNLTAGISQVRRHHDGNVFHFRTVASAGALYPAEFYIALQNVSGMTDGLYHYCPLEHTLTQLRSGYVFGALSGTAPIVRFYLTSIFHRSAWKYGPRAYRYCLLDTGHMAENLLHAARIHGMPARIDYDFKDNAVNRFLAVDPDQEGCFAVIHSLGCSSQTDVDDTVPPLTGDLPLFSRAAPTAEPPEGLMTAHKATSSFARCPAPREASSSLQSTPLPAPALEGSVTTAIMKRRSSRNFIPIKANTKNLVDIISYLCHDTPPICSSALQVGFIASPNSGLTPGYHLIDRDNKSTMLMKSGDLMAASARVCLDQSWLQNAALHIVFTADLHALNNQCGPRAYRYAHLEAGRLGQRLYLAATSKNLGACGIGAFFDYEAAELLSLPFGNSLLYLVAVGPVRK, encoded by the coding sequence ATGGCAAATGACCTCAGTCCCATACTGAACTACCACTTGGATACTTCCCACCAGCGCGGCAAGATCTCCGGGCGCACCCTCAATCGCGAGGAGTATCCGGTTCCGTTCAAGCTGTATCGGTCTCCCAAGCCATTCCATCTCGCCCACGACCTCAGGCTGCCGAACACCTCCCTCGGCAAAAGCCTCGACAAGCACCCTTTGCCCAAAAAGCCCAATATGCCCGGCATCCTGGCCGCCATCTGCAATCTCACGGCGGGCATCAGCCAGGTACGCCGCCATCATGACGGCAACGTCTTTCATTTTCGCACGGTCGCTTCTGCCGGAGCTCTCTACCCTGCTGAATTTTATATCGCATTACAAAACGTCAGCGGAATGACTGACGGTTTGTATCACTACTGCCCTTTGGAACACACCCTGACCCAGCTCCGCTCCGGGTATGTTTTTGGCGCCCTCAGCGGCACGGCCCCCATCGTCCGCTTCTATCTGACTTCCATTTTTCATCGCAGCGCATGGAAGTACGGTCCCCGGGCCTACCGCTACTGCCTGCTCGACACCGGACACATGGCCGAGAACCTGCTCCACGCCGCCCGCATCCACGGCATGCCCGCCCGGATCGACTATGATTTCAAGGACAACGCCGTAAATCGCTTTCTGGCCGTGGACCCGGATCAGGAGGGGTGCTTCGCAGTCATCCACTCCCTTGGGTGCAGTTCCCAGACCGATGTGGACGACACGGTCCCGCCTCTCACTGGCGACCTGCCCCTGTTCAGCCGCGCTGCACCTACGGCAGAGCCGCCCGAAGGGCTCATGACCGCGCACAAGGCGACCTCTTCCTTTGCCCGCTGCCCTGCTCCGCGGGAAGCAAGCTCCTCGCTCCAATCCACCCCCTTGCCTGCACCAGCGTTGGAAGGCTCGGTCACGACGGCCATCATGAAACGTCGTTCCAGCCGCAACTTCATACCGATCAAGGCCAACACCAAGAATTTAGTGGATATTATCTCGTACCTTTGCCACGACACGCCGCCCATTTGTTCCAGCGCGTTACAGGTCGGCTTCATCGCCAGCCCGAACAGCGGGCTCACCCCCGGCTATCACCTCATTGATCGAGACAACAAATCCACCATGCTCATGAAATCCGGTGACCTCATGGCGGCCTCGGCCCGCGTCTGTCTGGATCAGAGTTGGTTGCAGAACGCCGCGCTGCACATCGTCTTCACAGCCGATCTCCACGCCCTGAACAACCAGTGCGGGCCGCGCGCCTATCGCTACGCCCATCTCGAAGCAGGCAGGCTCGGCCAGCGGCTCTATCTGGCCGCCACCTCCAAGAATCTGGGGGCCTGCGGGATCGGAGCCTTTTTCGACTATGAAGCCGCAGAGTTGCTCTCGTTGCCCTTCGGCAATTCCCTGCTCTATCTCGTGGCAGTGGGACCTGTTCGCAAATAA
- a CDS encoding HD domain-containing phosphohydrolase, whose protein sequence is MTDEQIRNQENPVLTILRTTDEVNQLKDVDTILDKILYESRKFSNADAGSIFLVDKDSLIFSFVQNDTLFKGEGANAALYQNFGIPISEQSIVGYVAKTRNSLAIDDAYELDVTLPFSFNKSFDEKSGYRTTSMLTIPLIAQESRLVGVMQLINAKNDMGKVVPFDDDARTYIPLFCNNASVAIERGIMNRELILRMMQMAELRDPTETGAHVQRVGAYCAEIYGTWAARRKQSAKEIKRVRDNLRLAAMLHDVGKVGIPDAILKKPGKLTDEEFDVIKMHTIFGARLFNNLTSDLDRMSMEIALCHHEKWEGRGYPGKVTPDIWSPEVQMGEPKNGEDIPLGARICAVADVFDALSSPRSYKDPFPDEKCISILESDAGTHFDPEIVEIFVEIFDVIKAIRAKYKEQWKG, encoded by the coding sequence ATGACTGACGAGCAGATACGGAATCAGGAGAACCCGGTTCTCACCATCCTCAGGACCACGGACGAGGTCAACCAGCTCAAGGACGTTGATACGATTCTGGATAAAATCCTCTATGAATCCAGAAAGTTTTCCAATGCGGATGCTGGTTCCATCTTCCTGGTGGACAAGGACAGTCTCATCTTCAGTTTCGTCCAGAACGATACCCTGTTCAAGGGAGAAGGGGCCAACGCAGCCCTGTATCAGAATTTCGGTATTCCCATCAGTGAGCAGTCCATTGTGGGATACGTGGCCAAGACCCGTAACAGCCTGGCCATTGACGATGCCTACGAACTGGACGTGACTCTGCCGTTCTCGTTCAACAAGTCCTTTGATGAGAAGTCCGGTTACCGGACCACATCCATGCTGACCATCCCGCTCATCGCGCAGGAGAGTCGTCTGGTGGGTGTCATGCAGCTCATCAACGCCAAGAACGACATGGGCAAGGTGGTCCCCTTCGACGACGACGCCCGGACATATATCCCGCTGTTCTGTAACAACGCTTCCGTGGCCATTGAGCGCGGTATTATGAACCGCGAGCTCATCCTGCGCATGATGCAGATGGCCGAGCTGCGCGACCCCACGGAGACGGGCGCCCATGTCCAGCGCGTGGGTGCGTACTGCGCTGAAATTTACGGCACCTGGGCGGCTCGCAGAAAACAGTCTGCAAAGGAAATCAAACGGGTTCGAGATAATCTGCGTCTGGCTGCCATGCTGCACGACGTGGGCAAGGTCGGTATCCCGGATGCCATCCTCAAGAAGCCGGGCAAGCTCACGGACGAGGAGTTCGACGTCATCAAGATGCACACCATTTTCGGGGCGCGCCTCTTCAACAACCTGACCTCGGACCTGGACCGCATGAGCATGGAGATCGCCCTGTGTCACCATGAGAAGTGGGAAGGGCGGGGCTACCCCGGCAAGGTTACTCCGGACATCTGGTCGCCCGAGGTCCAGATGGGTGAGCCCAAGAACGGCGAGGATATTCCGCTTGGCGCGCGTATCTGTGCCGTGGCCGACGTGTTCGATGCCCTGTCGTCGCCCCGGTCCTATAAGGATCCCTTCCCGGATGAGAAATGTATTTCCATTCTGGAGAGCGATGCCGGTACGCATTTCGATCCGGAAATCGTTGAGATATTTGTTGAGATTTTTGACGTCATCAAGGCGATTCGGGCCAAGTACAAGGAACAGTGGAAAGGGTAA
- a CDS encoding HD domain-containing protein → MKKERLYDFVDPADADCVRREVLGVVREFHPEYDGTLFDRVFRDIERLFFGMYPGYRASNTKYHNFEHTCSVVLAMSRLIYGAMCEGHEYSERAITRGLLSALYHDVGLIQTEDDETGTGAKYTVGHEERSIQFMRENLGDVLSDDSIEDIADCIRCTILMMPPSKIAFRTTTMRYMGYFLGSADLLAQIADRYYLEKLLLLFEEFKEAKLPGYDTAFDLLLKTRNFYQEVARKRLDNDLGKVDKYMGAYFNSRWGIDRDLYEEAINNNLNYLDSILSGCNDDLDCFMKSLRRGGFALEAMK, encoded by the coding sequence ATGAAGAAAGAACGCCTCTATGACTTTGTCGACCCGGCTGACGCGGATTGCGTGCGTCGTGAGGTTTTGGGAGTGGTGCGGGAATTTCATCCCGAATATGATGGCACCCTGTTCGATAGGGTTTTTCGTGATATCGAGCGCCTTTTCTTTGGTATGTATCCGGGATACAGGGCGAGCAATACCAAGTATCATAACTTCGAACACACCTGCTCCGTGGTTCTGGCTATGTCCCGCTTGATCTACGGTGCCATGTGTGAGGGGCACGAGTACTCGGAGCGCGCCATTACCCGCGGCCTGTTGTCTGCCCTCTATCATGACGTTGGGCTGATTCAGACCGAGGATGACGAGACTGGCACCGGAGCCAAATATACCGTGGGGCACGAGGAACGATCCATCCAGTTCATGCGGGAAAATCTCGGTGACGTTTTGTCCGATGACAGTATTGAGGATATCGCGGACTGTATTCGTTGCACGATTCTGATGATGCCGCCCTCCAAGATCGCCTTCCGGACTACCACCATGCGCTACATGGGGTATTTCCTCGGTTCTGCCGACCTGCTCGCCCAGATTGCGGATCGGTATTACCTGGAGAAGCTCCTGCTCCTGTTCGAGGAGTTCAAGGAGGCCAAGCTGCCGGGATATGACACCGCCTTTGATCTGCTCCTCAAGACACGCAACTTCTATCAGGAAGTGGCACGCAAGAGATTGGACAACGATCTGGGCAAGGTCGACAAGTACATGGGTGCCTACTTCAATAGTCGGTGGGGCATTGATCGTGATCTGTACGAGGAAGCAATTAATAATAATTTGAATTATCTCGACAGTATACTTTCCGGTTGCAATGATGATCTCGATTGCTTCATGAAGTCTTTGCGTCGTGGCGGTTTTGCTCTGGAGGCCATGAAGTAG